In Candidatus Contubernalis alkalaceticus, the following proteins share a genomic window:
- a CDS encoding ATP-binding protein: MKIGIASGKGGTGKTTLAVNLSVYLQEKHPVILLDCDVEEPNAHLFLKPTFSEEQPVFVKNPQVNREKCDYCGKCSEVCAFGALTVLKSKILFYPHLCHSCGSCAYFCPNKAIEEVDRELGIIQKGSALNIEFTHGILNVGEAMAVSVINEVKKSQGVDQITVIDIPPGTSCPVVASLRDIDFCIIVTEPTPFGLNDMGLLVQLLQKMEIPSAVVINRWDLGDTGVERFCQNEKIPVLVKIPFDKEFARLNAEGGNLIEKIPWFRDSIQELWAGVKGLEKL; the protein is encoded by the coding sequence ATGAAAATCGGGATAGCCAGCGGCAAGGGTGGAACAGGGAAAACTACATTAGCTGTCAACCTTTCTGTTTATTTGCAGGAAAAACATCCGGTAATACTGTTGGATTGTGATGTAGAGGAACCAAATGCGCATCTTTTTTTAAAACCAACTTTTTCCGAAGAACAACCGGTCTTTGTAAAAAATCCTCAGGTTAACCGAGAAAAATGTGACTATTGTGGAAAGTGTAGTGAAGTATGTGCATTTGGAGCTCTTACCGTTCTCAAATCAAAAATATTATTTTATCCCCATCTCTGTCACAGCTGTGGCTCTTGTGCATACTTTTGTCCCAATAAAGCCATAGAGGAAGTTGATAGAGAGCTGGGGATTATTCAAAAGGGCAGTGCTTTGAATATTGAATTTACACACGGAATACTTAATGTGGGAGAAGCCATGGCCGTGTCGGTCATAAATGAAGTTAAAAAGAGTCAGGGAGTTGACCAGATAACCGTAATAGATATTCCCCCCGGCACTTCCTGTCCGGTGGTTGCATCTCTAAGAGATATTGATTTTTGTATTATTGTTACCGAACCAACTCCCTTTGGACTTAATGATATGGGACTGTTGGTGCAGCTGTTGCAAAAAATGGAAATCCCATCTGCCGTGGTGATCAATCGTTGGGATTTGGGAGATACCGGGGTAGAAAGATTTTGTCAAAATGAAAAAATTCCTGTTTTAGTCAAAATTCCTTTTGACAAGGAATTTGCCCGGCTCAATGCTGAAGGAGGGAATCTAATAGAAAAGATTCCGTGGTTTAGGGACTCAATTCAGGAGCTGTGGGCAGGGGTGAAGGGGTTGGAAAAATTATGA
- a CDS encoding ATP-binding protein has translation MSYKEIVVISGKGGTGKTTIVGSLASLFQEIVLTDCDVDAADLHLLLHPEIKEKNDFYGGEKASIDRNKCRECGLCEEMCRFGAIDNFQIDSIFCEGCRFCYHLCPEESISMIEEFSGHWYVSQTKYGPFVHAKLGIAAENSGKLVSRVRARAREIVRETNVKYIITDGPPGIGCPVIASMTGADLVLIVTEPTISGFHDLERVVDTARHFNVIPLVCINKYDLHPGKAQEIEDYCKDKGIKLGGKVSFDRDVIGSIVKGMPLVEYSDGKASGEIKKLWQEILKCL, from the coding sequence ATGAGTTATAAGGAAATAGTGGTGATCAGTGGTAAAGGAGGTACCGGTAAAACAACAATAGTTGGGTCTTTGGCTTCCCTGTTCCAAGAGATAGTATTAACGGATTGTGATGTGGACGCTGCAGATCTTCATTTATTATTACATCCGGAAATCAAGGAGAAAAATGATTTTTATGGGGGAGAAAAAGCTTCTATTGATAGAAACAAATGCAGAGAATGTGGGCTATGTGAAGAGATGTGCCGCTTTGGCGCCATTGATAATTTTCAAATTGACTCCATTTTTTGTGAGGGATGCCGTTTCTGCTATCATCTTTGTCCTGAAGAATCCATCTCCATGATTGAAGAATTTTCCGGCCATTGGTATGTTTCTCAGACCAAATATGGACCTTTTGTTCATGCCAAGCTGGGCATTGCTGCAGAAAATTCAGGAAAATTGGTATCCCGAGTGCGGGCAAGAGCCCGGGAAATTGTTCGGGAAACCAACGTTAAATATATTATAACCGATGGACCTCCCGGCATTGGTTGTCCGGTGATCGCTTCCATGACCGGGGCAGATTTGGTTTTGATTGTAACTGAACCTACAATATCGGGTTTTCATGATTTAGAAAGAGTTGTGGATACAGCGCGGCACTTTAATGTAATTCCCCTGGTCTGTATAAACAAGTATGACCTTCATCCGGGCAAAGCTCAGGAAATTGAGGATTATTGTAAGGATAAAGGAATTAAGCTTGGGGGAAAGGTTAGCTTTGACAGGGATGTCATTGGATCCATTGTAAAAGGAATGCCCCTGGTAGAATATTCTGATGGAAAGGCCTCAGGGGAAATTAAAAAACTATGGCAGGAAATTCTAAAATGTCTTTAA